From Phaeobacter porticola, the proteins below share one genomic window:
- a CDS encoding YjbF family lipoprotein: MMTPVTTRLAGLLSLLGLLVLTACSRGPDAPPLQVELLSNLSDRVGTRLSGGKADPAARPPLTRAGLNEIKDPYIEVTIEKNDVFAYLSRQQLRRDDSPGTVAVWRTEDNISLTLRNGVLVATRNLGNDILSSSALVDGQGADGPAHSGARRYHIRGLDNGAWQLDMLCARRDLGADPIEIVELRYPTRHIQERCQPSQPGRSGEIVNDYWVDSRSGRVWQSRQWAGPNVGYLRIRQLTTGG, encoded by the coding sequence ATGATGACGCCTGTGACCACACGCCTTGCCGGGCTGCTTTCCCTTCTAGGCCTGCTGGTGCTGACCGCCTGTAGCCGCGGACCGGACGCGCCGCCCCTGCAGGTCGAACTTCTAAGCAACCTCTCCGACCGGGTTGGCACCCGGCTGTCCGGGGGCAAGGCGGATCCGGCCGCGCGCCCGCCGCTGACCCGCGCCGGTCTGAATGAGATCAAAGACCCCTATATCGAGGTCACCATCGAGAAAAACGATGTCTTTGCCTATCTGTCGCGCCAGCAGCTGCGCCGCGATGACAGCCCCGGCACAGTGGCGGTCTGGCGCACCGAGGACAATATCAGCCTGACCCTGCGCAACGGCGTTCTGGTGGCCACCCGCAACCTTGGCAATGACATCCTGTCCAGTTCGGCCTTGGTGGATGGGCAGGGCGCGGATGGTCCCGCTCATAGCGGCGCGCGGCGCTATCATATCCGCGGGCTGGACAATGGCGCCTGGCAGCTGGATATGCTCTGCGCCCGCCGCGATCTGGGTGCTGATCCCATCGAGATCGTCGAACTGCGCTATCCCACCCGCCATATTCAGGAACGCTGTCAGCCCAGCCAGCCGGGGCGCAGCGGTGAGATCGTCAATGACTACTGGGTAGATTCGCGCAGCGGCCGGGTCTGGCAATCACGCCAATGGGCCGGTCCCAATGTGGGCTATCTGCGCATCCGGCAGCTGACCAC